One region of Callithrix jacchus isolate 240 chromosome 16, calJac240_pri, whole genome shotgun sequence genomic DNA includes:
- the ARC gene encoding activity-regulated cytoskeleton-associated protein, whose amino-acid sequence MELDHRTSGGLHAYPGPRGGPAAKPNVILQIGKCRAEMLEHVRRTHRHLLTEVSKQVERELKGLHRSVGKLESNLDGYVPTGDSQRWKKSIKACLCRCQETIANLERWVKREMHVWREVFYRLERWADRLESMGGKYPVGSEPARHTVSVGVGGPESYCQEADGYDYTVSPYAITPPPATGELPGQEPAEAQQYQAWIPGEDGQPSPGVDTQIFEDPREFLSHLEEYLRQVGGSEEYWLSQIQNHMNGPAKKWWEFKQGSVKNWVEFKKEFLQYSEGTLSREAIQRELDLPQKQGEPLDQFLWRKRDLYQTLYVDADEEEIIQYVVGTLQPKLKRFLRHPLPKTLEQLIQRGMEVQDDLEQAAEPAGPGPHVPAEDETETLTPAPNSESVASDRTQPE is encoded by the coding sequence ATGGAGTTGGACCACCGGACCAGCGGCGGGCTCCACGCCTACCCCGGGCCGCGGGGCGGGCCGGCGGCCAAGCCCAACGTGATCCTGCAGATCGGGAAGTGCCGGGCCGAGATGCTGGAGCACGTGCGGCGGACACACCGGCACCTGCTGACAGAGGTGTCCAAGCAAGTGGAGCGCGAGCTGAAGGGGCTGCACCGCTCGGTGGGGAAGCTGGAGAGCAACCTGGACGGCTACGTGCCCACGGGCGACTCACAGCGCTGGAAGAAGTCCATCAAGGCCTGCCTGTGCCGCTGCCAGGAGACCATCGCCAACCTGGAGCGCTGGGTCAAGCGCGAGATGCACGTGTGGCGCGAGGTGTTCTACCGCCTGGAGCGCTGGGCCGACCGCCTGGAGTCCATGGGGGGCAAGTACCCGGTGGGCAGTGAGCCGGCCCGCCACACTGTCTCCGTGGGCGTGGGGGGTCCCGAGAGCTACTGCCAGGAGGCAGACGGCTACGACTACACCGTGAGCCCCTACGCCATCACCCCACCCCCGGCCACGGGTGAGCTGCCTGGCCAGGAGCCCGCCGAGGCCCAGCAGTACCAGGCGTGGATCCCCGGCGAGGACGGGCAGCCCAGCCCCGGCGTGGACACGCAGATCTTCGAGGACCCCCGGGAGTTCCTGAGCCACCTGGAGGAGTACCTGCGGCAGGTGGGCGGCTCTGAGGAGTACTGGCTGTCCCAGATCCAGAACCACATGAACGGGCCGGCCAAGAAGTGGTGGGAGTTCAAGCAGGGCTCGGTGAAGAACTGGGTGGAGTTCAAGAAGGAGTTCCTGCAGTACAGCGAGGGCACGCTGTCCCGGGAGGCCATCCAGCGCGAGCTTGACCTGCCCCAGAAGCAGGGCGAGCCACTGGACCAGTTCCTGTGGCGCAAGCGCGACCTGTACCAGACGCTGTATGTGGACGCGGACGAGGAGGAGATCATCCAGTACGTGGTGGGCACCCTGCAGCCCAAGCTCAAGAGGTTCCTGCGCCACCCGCTGCCCAAGACCCTGGAGCAGCTCATCCAGCGGGGCATGGAGGTGCAAGACGACCTGGAGCAGGCGGCCGAGCCTGCCGGCCCTGGCCCCCATGTCCCTGCTGAGGACGAGACCGAGACCCTCACGCCCGCCCCCAACAGTGAGTCTGTGGCCAGTGACCGGACCCAGCCTGAGTAG